The following are from one region of the Methanospirillum hungatei genome:
- a CDS encoding Tfx family DNA-binding protein has protein sequence MKEGLLTDRQKEVLRYRKAGLTQQQIADIIRTSKANICTIEKSAMENIKRARETLDFFYSLDARHLCTIDKGSDLFEAAKKIFDEAEKAGIKVRYDSIQLMNRIREEIPEKNKSRLVREKIEVYLKDDGDLYFE, from the coding sequence GAGGTTCTCAGGTATCGGAAAGCAGGGCTTACCCAGCAGCAGATTGCGGATATAATTCGAACATCTAAGGCAAATATCTGTACAATAGAAAAATCTGCCATGGAAAATATCAAACGAGCGCGTGAGACTCTGGATTTTTTTTATAGTCTTGATGCTCGTCATCTTTGCACAATTGATAAGGGATCAGACCTTTTTGAAGCAGCAAAGAAGATTTTTGACGAAGCAGAAAAAGCAGGCATTAAAGTCAGATATGATAGTATTCAATTAATGAACCGGATTCGTGAAGAAATACCTGAAAAAAACAAATCTCGGCTGGTTCGGGAAAAAATTGAAGTATATCTCAAGGATGATGGCGACCTCTATTTTGAGTAA
- the rpl3p gene encoding 50S ribosomal protein L3, whose translation MPTIHRPRMGSLAYSPRKRAKSPVPKYHAWPAYQGEPALQGFAGYKVGMTHIIMVDDHAHSPNEGKDIMVPVTVIEVPDMRVAAIRVYRHDTYGNHVLTEIWADNFDKELGRRLNLPKNYMRDEAEKKIREALDADKIVDIFALTYTRPSVLTGVPKKVPDLMETRIDGGSMTERFEYGLTMLGKDFDIQSLFKVGQYTDITAITKGKGTQGPVKRWGVHLRKRKHSRGGKERHVGTLGPWTPHHVRWQVPMMGQMGYHQRTEFNKRLLKIGEDGAEITPEGGFINYGEVRARYVLIKGSVPGPSKRLVRIRHSMRQGEHKIREPTIGFVSLESKQG comes from the coding sequence ATGCCAACTATTCACAGACCTCGCATGGGTTCCCTGGCATATAGCCCAAGGAAGAGAGCGAAAAGCCCTGTTCCAAAATATCATGCGTGGCCCGCGTACCAGGGAGAACCTGCACTCCAGGGCTTTGCAGGATACAAAGTGGGAATGACCCATATCATCATGGTTGATGATCATGCCCACAGTCCGAATGAAGGAAAGGATATCATGGTACCGGTTACGGTCATTGAAGTGCCAGATATGCGGGTTGCCGCTATCAGGGTTTACCGACATGATACCTACGGAAACCATGTCCTGACAGAGATCTGGGCTGACAACTTTGACAAAGAACTTGGCCGGAGATTGAACCTTCCAAAGAACTATATGCGTGACGAGGCTGAAAAGAAGATTCGCGAAGCACTTGATGCAGATAAAATCGTCGATATCTTCGCTCTTACATACACACGTCCCTCTGTTCTTACCGGTGTTCCAAAGAAAGTTCCTGACCTCATGGAAACCCGTATTGATGGTGGTTCAATGACAGAACGGTTTGAATATGGTCTTACCATGCTGGGGAAGGATTTCGATATCCAGTCTCTCTTCAAGGTAGGTCAATATACAGACATTACTGCCATCACGAAAGGTAAGGGGACTCAGGGTCCGGTAAAACGGTGGGGTGTCCACCTTCGGAAGAGAAAACACTCCCGTGGAGGAAAAGAACGTCATGTCGGAACTCTCGGACCATGGACTCCTCACCATGTCAGATGGCAGGTTCCTATGATGGGTCAGATGGGATACCATCAGAGAACTGAGTTTAACAAACGCCTTCTCAAAATCGGAGAAGATGGTGCAGAAATTACACCGGAAGGCGGCTTTATCAATTATGGAGAGGTACGGGCACGTTACGTCCTCATTAAAGGTTCAGTTCCAGGGCCTTCAAAGCGTCTTGTTCGTATCAGACACTCTATGCGCCAGGGAGAACACAAGATTCGTGAACCCACAATCGGGTTTGTGAGCCTGGAGAGCAAGCAGGGGTGA
- the rpl4p gene encoding 50S ribosomal protein L4 — protein MKAQVLTLTGTVAHEIELPPVFSSEYRPDLIKKAVIAQQSRRYQPHGAYVYAGITASAVGWGSGRGVSHVPRLKNSSRAAKVPQAKGGREAHPPKVEKILVRDINQKEKRKALRSAIAATLSSELVRSRGHVFTGSLPFVLSGEFESLKKTKEVIAALRAIGVYGDVERAERSRKIRAGRGKLRGRRYKQRKSILIVTGNERLRAARNLAGVDVCLVDNLNVELLAPGTQAARLTLWTEDAVRKLGGEQ, from the coding sequence ATGAAAGCACAGGTATTGACACTTACTGGAACTGTTGCCCACGAGATAGAACTTCCTCCGGTCTTCAGCTCAGAATATCGCCCTGATCTTATCAAGAAAGCGGTTATCGCTCAGCAAAGCCGGCGATATCAGCCACATGGAGCATATGTATACGCAGGAATTACTGCATCAGCCGTTGGTTGGGGTAGTGGTCGTGGTGTTTCACATGTTCCACGTCTGAAAAACAGTTCTCGCGCAGCTAAAGTTCCACAGGCAAAAGGCGGGCGTGAAGCACACCCACCAAAAGTAGAGAAAATACTGGTCAGGGATATCAACCAGAAAGAGAAACGCAAAGCACTTCGCTCAGCAATTGCTGCGACCCTCTCTTCTGAACTTGTCCGATCACGTGGCCATGTGTTTACCGGTTCACTTCCATTTGTTCTTTCAGGAGAATTTGAGTCTCTGAAGAAGACAAAAGAGGTCATTGCTGCACTCCGTGCAATCGGAGTATATGGTGATGTAGAGCGGGCAGAACGTTCACGGAAGATTCGTGCTGGTCGTGGAAAACTTCGTGGACGCCGGTATAAACAGCGAAAGAGTATTCTTATCGTAACTGGAAATGAGCGGCTCCGTGCTGCGAGAAACCTTGCCGGTGTAGATGTGTGTCTTGTTGACAATCTGAACGTCGAACTTCTGGCACCAGGAACTCAGGCAGCTCGTCTTACGCTCTGGACCGAAGATGCTGTCCGTAAACTCGGAGGCGAGCAGTAA
- a CDS encoding 50S ribosomal protein L23: MILKYPYATEKASMIVERDGQLQFIVDRKASKDQIKLAIEKMFDQPVIAVRTLMTNRGEKKAMVSFSNPKAAEEILSRLGIM, from the coding sequence ATGATTCTGAAATATCCATACGCAACTGAAAAGGCAAGCATGATTGTTGAGCGAGACGGTCAGCTGCAGTTCATTGTTGACCGGAAAGCATCCAAGGATCAGATCAAACTCGCAATTGAAAAGATGTTTGATCAGCCTGTTATTGCAGTTCGGACCCTGATGACAAACCGGGGAGAAAAGAAAGCAATGGTGAGTTTTTCAAATCCGAAAGCTGCTGAAGAAATCCTCAGCCGACTCGGAATCATGTGA
- a CDS encoding 50S ribosomal protein L2: MGHRITTQSRGHGSPTYRAPSHRYKAALKHLGRAGETLSYKIVDIEHDPARHTPIALVDVPGGEKTYVLVTEGMGIGDVLTWGAEAEIKNGNTLPLQAIPTGSSVCNIEAYPNDGGKFVRASGVQATVTDKLEGRVAVRMPSGSTKWFNGQCRATIGIVAGGGRSEKPFVKAGKKYHKMKNTASTWPRVRGIAMNVIDHPFGGGGHQHPGRPKTVSRGTSPGRKVGHIAARRTGRR, encoded by the coding sequence ATGGGACATAGAATTACAACTCAAAGTCGTGGACATGGAAGCCCGACATATCGTGCACCATCACACCGGTATAAGGCAGCACTGAAACATCTTGGTCGAGCTGGCGAAACCCTTAGCTACAAGATTGTTGATATTGAACACGATCCGGCCCGTCACACTCCAATCGCACTTGTCGATGTTCCAGGTGGGGAGAAAACCTACGTTCTGGTTACAGAAGGAATGGGTATTGGAGATGTGCTGACCTGGGGTGCTGAAGCAGAGATAAAGAATGGCAACACTCTTCCACTTCAGGCAATTCCAACCGGGTCTTCGGTCTGCAATATTGAAGCATATCCAAATGACGGTGGCAAGTTTGTCCGTGCAAGTGGTGTGCAGGCAACTGTTACTGATAAGCTGGAAGGCCGTGTTGCTGTCCGGATGCCAAGTGGTTCCACAAAGTGGTTCAACGGACAGTGTCGTGCAACAATTGGTATTGTTGCTGGTGGAGGACGAAGTGAAAAACCATTCGTGAAAGCCGGTAAGAAATACCATAAGATGAAAAATACCGCAAGTACCTGGCCGCGTGTCAGAGGTATTGCCATGAATGTTATCGATCACCCATTTGGTGGCGGTGGTCATCAGCATCCGGGTAGACCGAAGACGGTAAGCCGTGGAACTTCTCCGGGTAGAAAGGTAGGACATATCGCAGCCCGGCGGACAGGACGGAGGTGA
- a CDS encoding 30S ribosomal protein S19, whose amino-acid sequence MAKKVQKKLPRRKEEFTYHGYKIDELREMSLQDLLPVMPSYARRKVNRGWTIGEEKLLSDIRSGGSRIRTHQRDMIILPEMIGREIEIYNGKEFIRVELQPESVFHYLGEFALTRRRVTHGSAGIGATRSSKFVPLK is encoded by the coding sequence ATGGCAAAGAAAGTACAGAAGAAACTGCCACGACGGAAGGAGGAATTTACCTACCATGGCTATAAGATTGACGAACTCCGTGAAATGAGTCTGCAGGATCTGCTTCCGGTCATGCCGTCCTATGCCCGGAGAAAAGTAAACCGTGGTTGGACGATTGGAGAGGAAAAACTCCTTTCAGATATCCGCAGTGGAGGTTCACGAATCAGAACTCATCAGCGTGACATGATCATTCTTCCAGAGATGATTGGTCGCGAAATTGAGATCTACAATGGTAAGGAATTTATCCGTGTAGAACTCCAGCCGGAATCTGTATTCCACTACCTTGGAGAGTTTGCATTAACCAGAAGGCGGGTTACCCACGGTTCAGCCGGTATTGGTGCAACCAGGTCGAGTAAATTCGTTCCGCTGAAGTGA
- a CDS encoding 50S ribosomal protein L22 — MARFDYSNQVTGKDIARGRVNEAPISPKHAIEIASFIRGMKLDDAAEYLQSVVALQKPIPFKRFNRDVPHRKGLVGWDAGRYPQKASRVYLRLLNNVRKNAEYNGLEGEQLRIVHVSANRGIRRRSFMPRAMGRATPKDRQTVNIELVVREQEA; from the coding sequence ATGGCCAGATTTGATTATTCAAACCAGGTAACCGGGAAGGACATCGCCCGGGGACGCGTGAACGAGGCTCCGATATCACCAAAGCATGCAATTGAGATTGCCAGCTTTATCAGAGGTATGAAGCTTGACGACGCAGCAGAGTATCTGCAGAGTGTCGTTGCTCTTCAAAAACCGATCCCGTTCAAACGGTTCAACCGTGATGTCCCTCATCGGAAGGGACTTGTCGGCTGGGATGCCGGCCGGTACCCACAGAAAGCAAGCCGCGTATATCTCCGGCTGCTTAATAATGTCCGGAAAAATGCTGAATACAATGGTCTTGAAGGAGAACAACTCCGGATTGTTCATGTTTCAGCAAACCGGGGTATCAGAAGACGGAGTTTCATGCCTCGTGCAATGGGACGGGCAACTCCGAAAGACCGTCAGACCGTAAACATTGAGCTGGTCGTCCGTGAGCAGGAGGCCTGA
- a CDS encoding 30S ribosomal protein S3: MAVERKFVADGVRKVRVERHLGHELKRAGYGGMDLIRTPLGTQVTIFAEKPGIVIGKGGKVVRSLTQDLATTYGVESPQIEVQQVDNPNLNAQIMAERLASALERGWYFRKAGSSTLRRIMDSGALGCEVVISGKLTGARGRVQKFTEGYIKHSGDPVNTLVDKGYAVAIKKLGVIGVQVRLIPPGALLPDHFEVTAEVTKKQRNMAHITRISNDYEEEELDLDAIVDEPDEFMEEE, encoded by the coding sequence GTGGCAGTAGAACGAAAATTTGTTGCAGACGGGGTCAGAAAAGTCCGCGTAGAAAGACATCTTGGTCACGAACTGAAACGTGCAGGATACGGAGGGATGGATCTTATCAGGACTCCCCTTGGCACCCAGGTGACAATCTTTGCTGAAAAGCCAGGTATTGTCATAGGAAAGGGTGGTAAGGTTGTCAGATCTCTGACGCAGGATCTTGCAACTACGTATGGCGTTGAATCTCCGCAGATTGAGGTCCAGCAGGTTGACAATCCAAACCTGAATGCCCAGATTATGGCTGAGCGACTTGCAAGTGCTCTTGAACGTGGTTGGTATTTCAGAAAAGCGGGTTCTTCAACCCTCAGACGGATTATGGACTCTGGTGCACTTGGATGTGAGGTTGTCATCTCCGGTAAGCTTACCGGGGCCCGTGGTCGTGTCCAGAAATTCACTGAAGGATATATCAAACACTCTGGTGATCCAGTCAACACCCTCGTTGACAAGGGATATGCCGTTGCAATCAAGAAACTGGGTGTTATTGGTGTCCAAGTTCGCCTCATTCCGCCAGGTGCATTACTTCCTGATCATTTCGAGGTTACTGCAGAAGTAACCAAGAAACAGAGAAATATGGCTCACATCACTCGTATCTCAAATGATTATGAAGAGGAAGAGTTAGATCTTGATGCAATCGTGGATGAGCCAGATGAGTTCATGGAGGAAGAATAA
- the rpmC gene encoding 50S ribosomal protein L29 — protein sequence MAIFRARDVSQLSDVELVEQVDKLRMELIQYHGKVSAGGSTENAGRIREIRRTIARMKTEQNRRMHA from the coding sequence ATGGCAATCTTCCGTGCACGGGATGTTTCACAGCTCTCAGATGTAGAACTTGTTGAACAGGTTGACAAACTCCGGATGGAACTGATCCAGTACCATGGAAAAGTCAGCGCCGGAGGATCCACCGAAAACGCTGGTCGGATTCGTGAAATCCGCCGGACCATCGCCCGGATGAAAACCGAGCAGAACCGCAGAATGCATGCATGA
- a CDS encoding ribonuclease P protein component 1: protein MITPQNILRHEFTGLDVRVEQAQNQYLNGISGLVAMETRNMIFIKTETEVKKVAKKGVIFRFTLPSGKRVDVTGTVLIMAPEKRISMRIKR, encoded by the coding sequence ATGATCACCCCGCAGAACATACTCCGGCATGAATTTACCGGGCTGGATGTCAGGGTGGAACAAGCACAAAACCAGTACCTGAATGGAATATCTGGTCTGGTTGCGATGGAGACACGAAATATGATCTTCATCAAAACCGAGACCGAAGTCAAAAAAGTGGCAAAAAAGGGTGTAATCTTTCGATTCACCCTTCCTTCAGGAAAACGTGTTGATGTAACCGGTACGGTGCTCATCATGGCACCAGAGAAACGCATCAGCATGCGAATCAAGAGATAG
- a CDS encoding 30S ribosomal protein S17, whose amino-acid sequence MARDIGLNVPVPEKDCSDVNCPFHGTLPVRGQVITGKVVSDKMTGSIVVQRDYLHFVRKYQRYEKRSSKIHAHNPPCLHARVGDMVSIAECRPLSKTKTYVVVEVNRS is encoded by the coding sequence ATGGCAAGAGATATCGGATTAAACGTCCCAGTCCCAGAAAAGGATTGCAGTGACGTAAACTGCCCGTTTCACGGCACCTTGCCGGTGCGCGGCCAGGTGATCACCGGCAAGGTCGTGAGCGATAAAATGACAGGATCGATTGTAGTTCAGCGGGACTACCTTCATTTTGTCAGAAAATATCAGCGATACGAGAAACGGAGTTCAAAAATCCATGCACACAATCCCCCATGCCTGCATGCACGGGTTGGTGACATGGTTAGTATAGCAGAGTGCAGGCCACTCTCCAAAACAAAAACCTATGTTGTGGTTGAGGTGAACCGGTCATGA
- a CDS encoding 50S ribosomal protein L14, producing MKGLGIKVPRAVSTGTKLTCADNTGARVVQVVSVFGYHGVRRRQPKLGLADIATVSVKKGTPDMRRKLVRAVVIRQKKEIRRPSGLRLSFEDNAVVVVDDKNEPRGTEIKGPVAREVAIRYPRIGSMATIIV from the coding sequence ATGAAGGGTCTTGGGATAAAAGTCCCACGTGCAGTAAGTACCGGAACCAAACTGACCTGTGCAGATAACACGGGAGCACGTGTTGTTCAGGTCGTTTCGGTTTTTGGATACCACGGTGTCCGCCGTCGTCAGCCAAAGCTTGGACTTGCAGATATTGCAACAGTGTCAGTAAAGAAAGGAACCCCTGATATGCGGAGAAAACTTGTCCGTGCTGTTGTTATCCGTCAGAAAAAGGAGATCCGCCGACCAAGTGGTCTTCGTCTCAGTTTCGAGGATAATGCAGTTGTCGTTGTCGATGACAAGAATGAACCAAGGGGAACAGAGATTAAAGGTCCGGTAGCCCGTGAAGTCGCAATCCGGTATCCCCGTATCGGCTCTATGGCCACCATCATTGTGTGA
- the rplX gene encoding 50S ribosomal protein L24, which yields MVRVISSQPRKQRKARYNAPHHMRGSLLHAALSKELQGKYKRRSIRVIKGDTVKVLRGDHAGTEGLVDFVITKDARIVVDGVSVKKADGTEVPRPVDPSNVMITELNLEDKRREQKLSGE from the coding sequence ATGGTACGAGTAATTAGCAGTCAGCCAAGAAAACAGAGAAAGGCCCGGTACAATGCTCCGCATCATATGCGTGGCTCACTTCTTCATGCTGCTCTTTCAAAAGAACTACAGGGGAAGTACAAACGCCGGAGCATTCGTGTTATCAAAGGCGATACGGTGAAGGTTCTCCGTGGAGATCATGCCGGAACCGAAGGATTAGTTGATTTTGTCATCACCAAGGATGCACGGATTGTCGTTGACGGTGTCTCAGTAAAGAAGGCAGATGGAACTGAAGTTCCCCGTCCGGTTGATCCATCCAATGTGATGATCACCGAGCTGAACCTTGAGGACAAGCGACGTGAACAGAAACTGAGTGGTGAGTAA
- a CDS encoding 30S ribosomal protein S4e, producing MGHHLKRVVSPKSWGIARKSEKFVTKTSPGPHNKNALPIVVWARDQMGIVRNMKEAKHVLREREIIVNGRPVRRTDMGIGIFDIVSIPKSGKHYRILRDKKGRHVTIPIDEEAASSRLVKITNKTIVKGGKVQLNLRDGSNVLTDKQYKPGDSIVLSLKEGQKNEIIDYFPYQTGNMAMIIGGKHSGVVARITECISVPGSLPNRVILTDERSGETFETIEDYVVMVGKESPAIDRWGIEE from the coding sequence ATGGGACATCACCTCAAGCGGGTTGTATCACCAAAATCATGGGGAATTGCACGCAAGTCGGAAAAGTTCGTTACCAAGACTTCTCCAGGCCCGCACAACAAAAATGCACTTCCGATCGTTGTCTGGGCACGTGACCAGATGGGCATCGTCCGGAACATGAAGGAAGCAAAACACGTTCTCCGTGAGCGTGAGATTATTGTCAATGGCAGACCGGTCCGTCGCACGGATATGGGAATTGGTATCTTTGATATTGTTTCAATTCCGAAAAGCGGAAAGCACTACCGAATCCTTCGTGACAAAAAGGGACGTCATGTTACTATTCCGATCGATGAAGAAGCAGCATCTTCACGTCTCGTGAAAATCACCAACAAGACCATTGTTAAAGGTGGCAAAGTTCAGCTCAACCTTCGTGATGGTTCAAATGTTCTTACTGACAAGCAGTATAAACCTGGTGATTCAATTGTTCTTTCCTTAAAAGAAGGACAAAAAAATGAAATAATTGATTACTTCCCGTATCAGACCGGTAATATGGCAATGATTATCGGAGGAAAACATTCTGGTGTTGTTGCCAGAATTACTGAATGTATTTCAGTTCCGGGAAGTCTTCCAAACCGGGTCATTCTGACAGATGAGCGTTCTGGTGAGACTTTTGAGACCATTGAAGATTATGTTGTCATGGTTGGTAAAGAGTCACCTGCAATTGATCGCTGGGGGATTGAGGAATGA
- a CDS encoding 50S ribosomal protein L5, whose translation MNPNRSVAVDKVVVHMGVGEAGDKLVNAERIISEITGNTPVRSVAKQTLPAFGIRKGAPMSCRVTLRGETAEKFLETSIRIVENKINSRAFDKQGNFSFGIEEHTDYPGQSYDPKVGIFGLDVTVVLRRNGVRIARRHIQQKKLPLKQLVTVDDAKLFLKDHFNVEVQ comes from the coding sequence ATGAACCCAAATCGTTCAGTGGCTGTTGATAAGGTAGTTGTTCACATGGGTGTTGGAGAAGCTGGTGACAAACTGGTGAATGCCGAGCGAATCATCTCCGAGATTACCGGAAATACTCCGGTTCGGAGTGTTGCAAAGCAGACTCTCCCAGCATTTGGTATCCGGAAGGGTGCCCCCATGAGCTGCCGTGTCACTCTTCGGGGTGAAACCGCTGAAAAGTTCCTTGAAACCTCAATTCGTATCGTTGAGAATAAAATAAATTCCCGCGCATTTGATAAACAGGGGAACTTTTCCTTTGGAATTGAAGAACATACTGATTACCCGGGCCAGAGTTACGATCCAAAAGTTGGTATTTTTGGTCTTGATGTGACAGTTGTTCTCAGAAGAAATGGTGTCCGGATTGCAAGACGGCACATCCAACAGAAAAAACTGCCACTTAAACAGCTGGTAACTGTTGATGATGCGAAACTCTTCCTTAAGGACCACTTTAACGTGGAGGTACAGTAA
- a CDS encoding 30S ribosomal protein S14, with the protein MANNKAGKERTKIFGRGSHECLLCGRKQGLVRRYNIFFCRQCFREWAPKMGFKKLN; encoded by the coding sequence ATGGCCAATAATAAAGCTGGGAAAGAACGGACCAAAATTTTTGGACGTGGATCTCACGAATGCTTACTTTGTGGCCGGAAACAGGGACTTGTCCGCAGATACAATATTTTCTTCTGTCGACAGTGTTTCCGCGAATGGGCACCGAAAATGGGCTTTAAAAAACTGAACTGA
- a CDS encoding 30S ribosomal protein S8, whose protein sequence is MARLNTVADAMSTLKNASDTGRAECIVQPAGRLIGELLRIMKEAGYIKEYTRIEDGRGGQFHVIMSGLINKCGCISPRYSVSLDEMEYWEQLYLPSKSIGMLMISTSKGVMGHHDARRNGVGGELLGYVY, encoded by the coding sequence ATGGCAAGACTGAATACAGTGGCGGATGCTATGAGCACGCTTAAGAATGCCTCTGATACCGGCCGGGCAGAATGCATTGTCCAGCCAGCAGGGAGGCTGATTGGTGAGCTCCTCCGCATTATGAAAGAAGCCGGATATATAAAGGAATATACCCGGATTGAGGACGGTCGTGGTGGCCAGTTTCATGTGATCATGTCTGGTTTGATCAATAAGTGTGGTTGTATTTCACCCCGGTATTCTGTCTCTTTAGATGAGATGGAATATTGGGAACAGCTGTACCTTCCGTCCAAAAGTATCGGAATGCTTATGATTTCCACATCAAAGGGAGTCATGGGTCATCATGATGCCCGCCGGAACGGAGTCGGCGGTGAATTGCTTGGATATGTCTACTGA
- the rpl6p gene encoding 50S ribosomal protein L6 codes for MAVERVVSIPSGVSISIDGSVLNVKGPKGNLQRDMWHPGIEIIVGSDDVRFTTESQKKAVTSMVGTLASHCSNMCTGVTKGYLYTMKVVYAHFPIQLKVQGDRLEIVNFIGEKYPRTARILPGTTVKVGSDEVTVTGIDKEVVGSTAANIERATRIRDRDPRVFQDGIYIVSRSEQ; via the coding sequence ATGGCCGTAGAGAGAGTAGTGTCCATTCCTTCAGGGGTATCAATTTCCATCGATGGTTCAGTTCTGAATGTGAAGGGGCCGAAAGGTAATCTTCAGCGAGACATGTGGCATCCGGGAATTGAGATCATCGTCGGTTCTGATGATGTCCGGTTCACAACAGAATCACAAAAGAAAGCAGTAACTTCAATGGTTGGTACCCTTGCAAGTCACTGTTCAAACATGTGTACTGGAGTTACCAAGGGATATTTATACACAATGAAAGTTGTATATGCCCATTTTCCGATTCAGTTAAAGGTTCAGGGAGATCGCCTGGAAATTGTAAATTTTATTGGTGAAAAGTATCCCCGTACCGCACGAATTCTTCCCGGAACTACCGTGAAGGTTGGGAGTGATGAAGTAACCGTTACCGGAATAGATAAGGAAGTTGTAGGTTCGACTGCAGCAAACATCGAACGTGCAACCCGTATCCGGGACCGGGATCCCCGTGTATTCCAGGATGGTATATACATTGTTTCACGGAGTGAGCAGTAA
- a CDS encoding 50S ribosomal protein L32e: MADEIRRLLKVRKSKEARFKREGVDKKKTIRDSWRRPRGLHSKQRKQRKAKGPHPTPGYGSPLAVRGMHPCGLKEVRVFNLNDLEGVDPSVQAIRIAATVGRKKRELVQNKATELKIRILNWKDASHPALKNASSEKDKAAGVTNEEEE, encoded by the coding sequence ATGGCAGATGAAATCCGCCGGCTTCTGAAGGTCCGGAAATCAAAAGAGGCACGCTTCAAACGTGAAGGTGTAGACAAGAAGAAGACCATCCGCGATTCATGGAGACGTCCCCGTGGTCTGCACAGCAAACAAAGGAAACAGCGTAAAGCAAAAGGTCCACATCCGACCCCTGGATATGGAAGTCCGCTTGCAGTCAGAGGAATGCACCCGTGCGGTCTGAAAGAAGTTCGAGTCTTTAACTTAAACGATCTTGAGGGTGTCGATCCATCTGTCCAGGCAATCAGAATTGCTGCAACCGTCGGGCGTAAGAAACGCGAACTGGTGCAGAATAAGGCAACTGAACTGAAGATTCGTATTCTGAACTGGAAAGACGCAAGTCATCCGGCACTGAAAAACGCATCTTCAGAGAAGGACAAGGCTGCCGGGGTAACTAACGAGGAGGAAGAGTAA
- a CDS encoding 50S ribosomal protein L19e, producing MSQISGQRRLAADVLGCGVNRVWFNPEKISEVQQAISREDIRNLIQEGIIGAHQKRGNSRGRARAKMAKRSYGHCKGPGRRKGAAGSRTNSKDRWIQRIRAQRRVLRELRESGEIERSVYRKFYRRAAGGQFRTVSHMKAQIEMGRNQ from the coding sequence ATGAGTCAGATTTCTGGTCAGAGACGCCTCGCTGCAGATGTTCTCGGGTGTGGAGTGAACCGGGTATGGTTCAACCCTGAGAAGATCTCTGAAGTTCAGCAGGCCATCTCACGAGAAGATATCAGAAACCTGATCCAGGAGGGCATTATAGGAGCCCACCAGAAGCGGGGAAATTCCCGTGGCAGAGCCCGTGCAAAAATGGCCAAACGTAGTTATGGTCACTGTAAGGGTCCGGGTCGCAGGAAAGGAGCCGCAGGATCACGTACGAACAGTAAAGATCGTTGGATTCAGCGGATCCGTGCACAACGTCGTGTACTTCGAGAACTAAGAGAATCCGGAGAAATTGAACGGTCTGTGTACCGGAAATTTTACCGCCGTGCAGCTGGAGGACAGTTCAGAACTGTGTCTCACATGAAAGCACAGATTGAGATGGGGAGGAACCAATAA
- a CDS encoding 50S ribosomal protein L18, whose translation MATGPRYFVAFRRRREGRTNYHARTKMVVATRPRMVVRKTNRHIICQIITAHMEGDRTHVAVNSSELRKFGYEGSLNNTPAAYLTGMLLAVRALKAGQEGAVLDIGLHRATRGARVFAALKGAVEAGFDIPHNEEILPADERCKGEHIAAYAPDRAANLPANVAATVDAIMGELN comes from the coding sequence ATGGCAACCGGCCCACGGTACTTTGTGGCCTTCCGTCGACGACGTGAAGGAAGAACTAACTATCATGCCCGGACCAAAATGGTCGTTGCCACCAGGCCTCGCATGGTAGTACGGAAAACCAACCGGCATATCATTTGTCAGATTATTACTGCACATATGGAAGGCGACAGGACTCATGTTGCAGTCAATTCATCTGAATTAAGAAAATTTGGGTATGAAGGTTCCCTCAATAACACTCCGGCAGCATACCTGACCGGAATGCTTCTGGCAGTCCGAGCCCTTAAGGCAGGTCAGGAAGGAGCAGTTCTTGATATTGGTCTGCATCGTGCAACTCGTGGTGCACGAGTATTTGCTGCTTTGAAAGGAGCAGTAGAGGCTGGTTTTGATATCCCTCATAATGAGGAGATTCTTCCGGCAGATGAACGGTGCAAAGGAGAACACATTGCGGCATATGCTCCGGACAGAGCGGCCAATCTTCCTGCAAATGTTGCAGCGACGGTTGACGCAATCATGGGGGAGCTGAACTGA